The following proteins come from a genomic window of Aricia agestis chromosome 19, ilAriAges1.1, whole genome shotgun sequence:
- the LOC121736531 gene encoding titin-like isoform X6 translates to MRFYLLYKDHGLYDPVLDDTEVIYETIGPADSDQQSNQLEQPTEVQFEIKQFTDQPDLTRSLTSSPYLIPTKPYRPFSAEPQEIPPVEDPIILNPLYHDVFPSALDTTDIEGLTEGLPPVNKFKLPISEQYDPNSDPYQEIKVVSNKIYVVEEDETLQKKQITKIEQKSEKKELLKKETQIQNIQKEEKQEIEYLEKIKSEIDLKKIEATALNIVEESIQQAVVVAEDIKKEIDLELNESETYSEQVTEDRTQTNVIHQNEISSERKSELNVHEEESSLQTQRVQTKESETISKDRKDIIVQNETSKMEENEDIIFSENKYKNEEHTLIENKVNKDSAKTTLKSNFVESSESENICVADVNINDSEKVAASKLSAEQRAYTIGLQTIPNIKGTVQSSNHFNLLLKTFFVHLTDVMVALSRFMLTEPVKLVTNREYSVDQKDEVKSTIKKGVVKDNKIVSKETKKVSEAHDITAKIASQKHRESIISSSKEEKIKSDMTSDKNINKQKEQHLSSHVEETVAEGISKHELKIEEEEIRKRKLSGAKIAQIEGMKPEELTNKMDKVISEFQKKSGTSETVTHEEYSENHLRSRNSVDEKIGTTQIETEKKAMEVFEAKSEKSLVESKVITQSIKENQQIMVKEKEPLTYVAIVEAHVYTNKDAIFEEQMRRMSEAAYESTVSRSSEVKSLNLMKDAREESLQELQSVEAKRIESCTSSSLQKNSANLESSVTKVALQKTTEVVEPTVNIETEKKVNLVQAQATMQSATKTIAAKTSVAVEEDHKIIQQEQRVSEKTHVLVEKPIKVVAEQTEAFIEDNIKEVKTAQVVQHTPKPKIETPVKTVAEIKEIYINEEDAKLIEKDSINLVKPKCAIDTTVKAVAQKTEVLVGDNVAHLETTQPVSSRQAQVGVNESVATVITEMAVLEPKDEMLEVPEITMKQPQTLIQEPILRIPEVVETCLAESKGDIEIPKVVPTKATVEVQVAKVAAQATIITLEKTEKEFDQKPILTPKSAKVIIEEPVVAQAEIQTVKVEEAKCEITDVTDTSKHYEEVNVDYKVELPKEESEKVYQEESAELKIIKEQIIEVTPPVEVYEDFEFDMKKIGLKKEVSQSINVHEKSAKLETSKTATIQAANIYSESESLVSKSEQTLQSSQSTVVASQVELNQTDYQAHAKSVEKKLQQVVHKSIAIDDQRHLTLRTDLTKKQVVEANGEDIQTPSPISVPPTPLVDEYVFKLEATLPKNVTPVPRDCSVTPPSEHEDPNIVKKKLVPQIVDTNIEQVIYDPPLPTPTSPEKKSPPRYVKPGLRGGSDRPEITKEEIMDIERKSSLLTSAIDETIRSIEEYKESVGIDIKQETTSELSSEMITEESSKKRTKIIVSNGYSDESDREINGSDNDSQVVIETQNDLETNESEQSVEQTVVFNGKINNGAEQEETTNDEINKIANSEENHEDLIETVTINLSKMKRDSLQETNIATTEASNDVEETIKLNGNSRLNGSSAESVYSDAVNEQQESTNFSATVEYTQKTLQEPEKKDPLEGYRPVEFNPEVFKQRRQLVEMQLTEQMNFEGRKVEMYKTDSGEIIGSQQGIIDGLEEPVVDPEIAKELGKPGMPGEKVAELISGEADILREAHVMGLARVLKSHMHRTLDDDSSDDLLKIKPSIETLKDSEVLKALNEEILRSRDVKMKEERRWTTFLQKPAPKPKQKVVFCGNKEDALNYNFENFRLDEDDIYGEEQYRVRIVKQPKPRIAPDFKPEDFDTGPLPWEQRAVVEEKEAPEAPPVEAEDPILIPEDGPEFVEAVDPLPESEVPDLEDTGIPLPPPLPPQQELPTLVVEETQPQEQQEHIEESDIEEPEFQEASNNSEEMEKNKISEQLLSNIESMVDPNATLEEQLAQMRAQLAALAQLPNVIQQTLELVTKQICQISQQKVTQQIQQITESQEQFVDAVSNIEESHTEQTVEKTNEVEQQIQEAPQEMNISVEEQEHLRREEEERIIEEQKKLEQQKKELIEQMRIEQESRQVKQRSTPRVGKPRPMFGPPVPVERPVVLPGGRRWRKPEDAYNEQKINEALTAQAEVIKGKAIGSFESEQQLYDKRVNFLKYEKPPVSLDHLQQSEVFKVVHNMDQKPLKQVELLTPVIAEADYRERKVKSRFSPVSSVANRWPSRGCSPAPQGEIFNAMP, encoded by the exons ATGAGGTTCTATCTTTTGTATAAAGATCA TGGTCTCTACGATCCGGTCCTCGACGATACGGAAGTTATTTACGAAACAATAGGACCGGCCGATTCAGACCAACAATCGAACCAACTAGAACAACCTACTGAGGTACAATTCGAAATTAAACAGTTTACGGACCAACCTGATCTAACACGATCTCTAACGAGTTCTCCTTACCTTATCCCTACCAAACCCTACAGACCCTTCTCTGCAGAACCCCAGGAAATCCCACCCGTAGAAGACCCTATAATCCTCAACCCCCTGTACCACGATGTTTTCCCTTCTGCCCTGGACACTACAGACATTGAGGGTCTCACTGAAGGTCTACCACCGGTGAATAAATTTAAGCTTCCAATTTCAGAGCAGTATGATCCGAATAGTGATCCTTACCaagaaataaaagttgttagtaataaaatatatgtagttGAAGAAGATGAGACATTACAAAAGAAACAAATTACTAAAATTGAACAGAAAAGCGAAAAGAAAGAGCTTCTCAAAAAAGAAACACaaattcaaaatattcaaaaagaaGAAAAACAAGAAATTGAATACttagaaaaaattaaatcagAAATTGACTTGAAAAAAATAGAAGCTACAGCACTTAATATAGTAGAAGAGAGCATACAACAAGCTGTTGTGGTGGCGGAAGATATTAAGAAGGAAATAGACCTTGAACTAAACGAATCGGAAACATACTCGGAACAAGTAACTGAAGATCGAACTCAGACAAATGTTATACATCAGAATGAAATTTCAAGTGAACGTAAGTCTGAATTAAATGTGCATGAAGAGGAATCGAGTTTGCAAACACAAAGGGTACAAACTAAAGAATCTGAAACGATAAGCAAGGATAGAAAAGATATTATAGTACAGAATGAAACTTCGAAAATGGAAGAAAatgaagatataatattttctgaaaataaatataaaaacgaGGAACATACTCTTATTGAAAATAAGGTTAATAAGGATAGTGCCAAGACAACATTAAAATCGAACTTCGTCGAATCATCTGAATCAGAAAATATATGTGTGGCTGACGTTAACATAAATGATTCAGAAAAAGTAGCTGCATCGAAACTTTCCGCTGAACAAAGAGCTTACACTATAGGACTACAGACTATTCCTAATATAAAAGGAACTGTACAATCatcaaatcattttaatttacttttaaaaacattttttgtacatCTAACTGATGTTATGGTAGCATTATCTAGGTTTATGTTAACGGAGCCTGTAAAATTAGTTACTAATAGAGAGTACAGTGTTGACCAAAAAGACGAAGTAAAAAGCACTATTAAAAAAGGTGTGgttaaagataataaaattgtaagtaAAGAAACAAAGAAAGTATCGGAGGCACACGATATCACAGCAAAAATAGCATCACAAAAACATCGTGAATCAATTATTTCAAGCAGTAAAGAAGAGAAAATTAAAAGTGACATGACATctgacaaaaatattaacaaacaaAAAGAGCAGCATTTAAGTAGTCATGTAGAGGAAACGGTTGCTGAGGGTATTAGCAAGCATGAATTAAAAATTGAAGAAGAAGAAATAAGGAAAAGAAAGTTATCAGGTGCTAAGATAGCCCAAATTGAAGGTATGAAACCAGAAGAACTTACAAATAAAATGGATAAAGTCATATCCgaatttcagaaaaaatcagGTACTAGTGAAACTGTGACGCACGAAGAGTATTCAGAGAATCATCTAAGATCTAGAAATAGTGTTGATGAAAAAATTGGTACGACTCAAATTGAAACTGAAAAGAAAGCAATGGAAGTATTTGAGGCAAAATCTGAAAAAAGTTTAGTTGAATCAAAAGTTATTACGCAAAGTATTAAAGAAAATCAACAAATTATGGTAAAAGAAAAAGAACCACTTACTTATGTGGCTATTGTAGAAGCACATGTTTACACAAATAAAGACGCAATATTTGAAGAGCAAATGAGAAGAATGTCTGAAGCTGCATATGAAAGTACTGTGTCCAGATCCAGTGAAGTAAAAAGTCTGAATTTAATGAAAGATGCTAGAGAAGAATCCTTGCAAGAGCTTCAGTCTGTAGAAGCTAAGAGAATTGAAAGTTGTACAAGtagttctttacaaaaaaactcTGCTAATTTAGAAAGCTCCGTTACTAAAGTGGCACTACAAAAAACCACAGAGGTAGTTGAACCTACAGTTAATATAGAAACGGAAAAGAAAGTTAATTTAGTGCAAGCCCAAGCAACTATGCAATCAGCAACAAAAACTATTGCTGCCAAAACGTCAGTCGCTGTAGAGGAAGATCACAAAATCATTCAACAAGAACAACGGGTGTCAGAAAAAACGCATGTGTTAGTAGAAAAACCAATAAAAGTTGTTGCTGAACAAACGGAAGCCTTTattgaagataatattaaggaaGTTAAAACAGCTCAAGTAGTACAACATACACCAAAACCAAAAATAGAAACACCTGTTAAGACTGTTGCTGAAATAAAGGAAATTTATATTAATGAAGAAGATGCAAAGTTAATAGAAAAGGACTCCATAAATTTAGTAAAACCCAAATGTGCTATCGACACGACAGTAAAAGCTGTCGCACAGAAAACAGAAGTTTTGGTTGGTGACAATGTAGCACATTTAGAAACTACTCAACCAGTATCTTCGAGACAAGCTCAAGTAGGAGTTAATGAATCAGTAGCAACAGTTATCACCGAAATGGCAGTATTAGAACCAAAAGACGAAATGCTTGAAGTTCCCGAAATCACTATGAAACAGCCTCAAACTTTGATACAAGAACCAATTCTTCGTATCCCAGAAGTAGTAGAAACGTGTTTAGCCGAATCTAAAGGTGATATTGAAATACCAAAAGTAGTTCCTACGAAAGCTACAGTAGAAGTACAAGTAGCAAAGGTAGCCGCTCAAGCCACAATTATAACCCTAGAAAAAACGGAAAAAGAGTTTGATCAAAAACCAATCTTAACGCCAAAAAGTGCAAAAGTTATTATTGAAGAGCCAGTTGTAGCACAAGCAGAGATACAAACAGTCAAAGTCGAAGAAGCAAAATGTGAAATAACAGATGTAACAGATACTTCAAAACATTACGAAGAAGTTAATGTCGATTATAAGGTCGAATTGCCCAAAGAAGAATCGGAAAAAGTTTATCAAGAGGAGTCTGCTGAACTAAAAATAATCAAAGAACAAATTATTGAAGTGACCCCTCCAGTAGAAGTTTATGAAGACTTCGAATTtgatatgaaaaaaattgggCTCAAAAAAGAAGTTTCACAATCAATTAATGTACATGAGAAAAGTGCTAAATTAGAGACATCAAAAACTGCCACAATTCAAGCTGCCAATATTTATTCAGAATCAGAAAGTCTTGTGTCTAAAAGCGAACAAACGTTACAATCCTCTCAAAGTACCGTCGTAGCGTCACAAGTAGAATTAAATCAAACGGACTATCAGGCGCATGCTAAATCCGTAGAAAAGAAGCTTCAGCAAGTAGTACATAAATCAATAGCAATAGATGACCAACGCCATCTTACTTTACGTACCGATTTAACCAAAAAACAAGTAGTGGAAGCAAATGGTGAAGACATTCAAACTCCATCTCCTATCTCAGTTCCACCCACTCCCTTAGTTGATGAGTATGTATTTAAACTGGAAGCAACTCTACCTAAAAACGTAACACCGGTTCCTAGAGATTGTTCGGTAACTCCCCCAAGTGAGCACGAAGATCCCAATATAGTTAAAAAGAAATTAGTACCACAAATAGTAGACACTAATATTGAGCAAGTAATTTATGATCCACCTCTCCCTACCCCGACTTCTCCTGAGAAGAAGTCACCACCGAGATATGTCAAACCAGGGTTAAGGGGAGGTTCAGATAGACCTGAAATTACCAAG GAAGAAATTATGGATATCGAAAGAAAATCCTCGCTTCTTACCTCTGCTATTGATGAAACAATTCGAAGCATTGAGGAATATAAAGAGTCCGTGGGCATTGATATTAAACAAGAAACAACGTCTGAACTTTCATCTGAAATGATAACAGAAGAATCTTCAAAGAAGCGCACTAAAATAATTGTGTCAAATGGGTATAGTGATGAAAGCGACCGCGAAATTAATGGTTCTGACAATGATAGTCAGGTAGTCATTGAAACGCAAAATGACCTTGAAACGAATGAAAGTGAACAGTCAGTAGAACAAACTGTAGTTTTTAACggaaaaataaataatggtGCTGAACAAGAAGAAACAACCAATGATGAGATCAATAAAATAGCTAATAGCGAAGAAAATCACGAAGATCTTATAGAAACTGTAACTATAAATCTCTCTAAAATGAAGAGGGACTCATTGCAAGAAACAAACATCGCAACTACCGAAGCATCAAATGATGTTGaagaaactataaaattaaatggtAATTCTAGGCTCAACGGTAGTAGCGCAGAAAGCGTTTACTCTGACGCGGTCAACGAACAACAGGAAAGCACTAACTTTTCAGCTACAGTTGAATATACACAGAAAACGTTACAAGAACCTGAGAAAAAGGATCCCTTAGAAGGCTATCGGCCTGTAGAGTTCAATCCAGAAGTGTTTAAGCAACGACGACAATTAGTAGAAATGCAACTAACAGAACAA ATGAATTTTGAAGGAAGGAAGGTGGAGATGTACAAGACTGACAGCGGAGAGATAATCGGCTCTCAGCAGGGTATCATCGACGGATTAGAGGAACCCGTGGTAGATCCTGAAATAGCGA AGGAACTAGGCAAACCAGGTATGCCAGGAGAGAAGGTCGCCGAGTTAATATCTGGAGAAGCTGATATATTGAGAGAAGCCCACGTTATGGG CTTGGCAAGAGTGCTCAAATCGCACATGCATCGAACATTGGACGACGATTCCAGCGATGACCTGCTAAAAATAAAACCATCCATTGAGACGTTGAAAGACTCCGAAGTTCTAAAAGCCCTCAACGAGGAGATCCTAAGGAGCCGAGATGTGAAAATGAAGGAGGAGAGAAGATGGACGACCTTCCTACAGAAACCAGCTCCGAAGCCAAAGCAGAAAGTTGTATTTTGTGGTAACAAGGAAGACGCGTTGAATTATAATTTTGAG AATTTCCGATTGGATGAAGATGACATCTATGGAGAA GAGCAATATAGAGTGAGGATAGTAAAGCAGCCCAAACCAAGGATTGCGCCAGATTTTAAACCAGAA gaTTTTGACACTGGACCCTTGCCCTGGGAGCAAAGAGCTGTTGTTGAAGAAAAAGAAGCACCTGAGGCACCACCCGTTGAGGCTGAAGATCCTATTCTAATACCAGAAGACGGACCCGAGTTTGTAGAAGCAGTAGACCCTCTGCCGGAGAGCGAAGTTCCTGATCTAGAGGATACAG GTATTCCCCTTCCACCACCACTACCGCCTCAACAAGAACTGCCTACGCTTGTCGTCGAAGAAACACAACCTCAAGAACAACAAGAGCATATAGAAGAATCAGACATAGAAGAGCCAGAATTCCAAGAAGCAAGTAACAACTCAGAAGAGATGGAAAAGAATAAGATATCTGAACAACTATTATCAAACATTGAGAGTATGGTTG ATCCAAATGCAACACTGGAAGAGCAATTGGCACAAATGCGGGCACAGCTAGCGGCGCTAGCGCAGCTACCTAATGTCATCCAACAGACATTGGAGCTAGTGACCAAACAGATCTGCCAAATCAGCCAACag aaaGTCACACAGCAGATTCAACAAATAACGGAAAGTCAAGAGCAATTTGTCG ATGCTGTTTCAAACATCGAGGAATCGCACACCGAACAAACAGTGGAAAAAACTAACGAAGTAGAACAACAAATCCAGGAAGCGCCACAGGAGATGAACATATCTGTGGAGGAACAGGAGCACCTGAGGAGAGAAGAGGAGGAGAGAATAATTGAAGAGCAAAAGAAGTTAGAACAACAGAAAAAG GAACTAATCGAACAAATGAGAATCGAACAAGAGTCCAGACAAGTGAAACAGCGTTCCACCCCACGCGTGGGCAAGCCCCGTCCCATGTTTGGTCCACCTGTACCCGTCGAGAGGCCCGTGGTCCTCCCTGGAGGCAGGAGGTGGAGGAAGCCAGAAGACGCCTACAATGAGCAGAAGATCAACGAAGCCCTGACTGCTCAAGCGGAGGTCATAAAGGGAAAAGCTATCGG GTCATTTGAAAGCGAACAACAGCTATATGACAAGAG AGTAAACTTCCTCAAGTATGAGAAGCCACCGGTTTCTCTGGACCATTTGCAGCAGTCAGAGGTATTCAAAGTGGTTCACAACATGGACCAGAAGCCGCTAAAGCAGGTTGAACTTCTCACTCCTGTCATCGCTGAGGCTGATTACCGAGAG AGGAAAGTAAAGTCTCGGTTTAGCCCCGTTAGCAGCGTGGCCAATAGGTGGCCCTCGCGCGGCTGTAGCCCCGCCCCAC aGGGCGAGATCTTTAACGCCATGCCGTGA